The Thioalkalivibrio thiocyanodenitrificans ARhD 1 nucleotide sequence ATGGGCATCGAATCGGTACTTGAAGAGGTGTTGCGGCTGGCCCGGGAACGGGGTTTAACCGACTAAGGTCCGGGCAGGATTGCCCGCGGCCATGACATTCATCAATCAACCGGCTTGTGAACGGAACCCGTCAAGCCCAATTTCAGGTCCAGACAACTCATGAGTGAAAGTTTCGCGCAACTGTTCGAAGAGAGCATGGCCTTCACGCAGATGAAGCCAGGCAGCATCATCAACGGCACCGTGATCAACGTGACGCCCGACGTCGTGGTGATCAACGCCGGACTCAAGTCCGAGGGTGTCGTCCCCGCCGACCAGTTCCTCAACGAGAAGGGGGAAATGGAAGTCAAGGTGGGCGACGTGGTGGAGGTGGCACTGGAGAGTCCGGAGGACGGCTTCGGTGAGACACGTCTGTCGCGGGAGAAGGCCAAGCGCGCCAAGGCATGGGAACGTCTGGAATCCGCCATGGAGAACGACGAGACCATCTCCGGCATGATCTCCGGAAAGGTCAAGGGCGGTTTCACCGTGGAACTGGGCGATATCCGGGCCTTCCTGCCCGGCTCGCTGGTGGATGTGCGCCCCGTGCGCGACACCGCGTACCTGGAAGGCAAGGAACTGGAATTCAAACTCATCAAGCTGGACCAGCGCCGCAACAACGTGGTGGTGTCCCGCCGTGCGGTGGTGGAGAAGGAGTACAGCGCCGAACGCGAGGCCCTGCTGGAGAACCTGCAGGAAGGTCTGGTGCTCAAGGGCATCGTCAAGAACCTCACCGATTACGGTGCGTTCCTGGACCTGGGTGGCATCGACGGCCTGCTGCATATCACCGACATGGCCTGGAAGCGCGTCAAGCACCCCTCCGAAGTGGTGGATATCGGTCAGGAGATCGAGGTCAAGGTGCTCAAGTTCGATCGCGAGCGCAACCGCGTCTCCCTGGGCCTGAAGCAACTGGGCGACGATCCCTGGGAGAACATCACCCGCCGTTACCCGGTGGGTGCCCGTCTGTTCGGCAAGGTCACCAACATCACCGATTACGGCTGCTTCGTGGAGATCGAGGACGGTGTGGAAGGTCTGGTGCACGTCTCTGAGATGGACTGGACCAACAAGAACGTGGCGCCCAACAAGATGGTCGCCGTGGGCGACGAGGTGGAGGTGATGATCCTCGATATCGACGAGGAACGCCGCCGCATCTCCCTGGGCATGAAGCAGTGCCAGGCCAACCCCTGGGACGAGTTCGCCGCCACCCACAATCGCGGCGAGAAGGTCTCCGGTGTCATCAAGTCCATCACCGACTTCGGCATCTTCGTGGGCCTGGACGGCGGCATCGATGGTCTGGTGCACCTGTCCGACCTTTCCTGGAACATGGAAGGCGAGGAGGCCGTGCGCAACTACAAGAAGGGCGATGAGATCGAGGCCGTGGTGCTGTCCGTGGATCCGGAGCGCGAACGCATCTCGCTGGGCATCAAACAGCTGGACAAGGATCCCTTCTCCAACTTCGTGGCCGAACACGCCAAGGGCACCATCGTCACGGGCGTGGTCAAGGAAGTGGACGCCAAGGCCGCGATCGTGGAGCTCGCCGACAGCGTCGATGGCGTGCTGCGCGCTTCCGAGCTGTCCCGTGACCGCGTCGAGGACGCCCGTAGCGTTCTGAACGTGGGTGACAAGGTCGAGGCCAAGTTCATGGGCGTGGATCGCAAGAACCGCACGGTGACTCTGTCCATCAAGGCCAAGGACTATGAGGAAGAGGCCGAGGCATTGCAGGATTACAGTGGTGCCGGCACTGCCACGACTTCGCTCGGGGATCTGCTCAAGGAGCAGATGGGCGGCAAGCAGGACAAGTAAGACCGGTACGATCGGCCGCGCCGTGTGCGCGGCCGGTTTCTGTCAGTCAGGCTGCGATGTGATGCTGATCGGGTCGCCGCACCGGATCTGCCTGGCCTCGTGAAGGCACGCGGTTTTGCATCGGAGCCATTTGGAGCTGCTGTCATGACCAAGTCGGAACTGATCGATGTACTTGCCAGAAAGCAGAGCCATCTGGCCTACAAGGATGTGGAGCTTTCCGTCAAGACCATGCTTGAGCATATGAGCCAGGCGCTGGCCACCGGGGATCGTATCGAGATACGGGGCTTCGGCAGTTTTTCCCTCCATTTCCGGCCGCCTCGGGTGGGGCGCAATCCCAAGACCGGCGAGACCGTTTCCCTGCCGGGCAAGTACGTGCCTCACTTCAAGCCCGGCAAGGAGCTCCGCGAGCGGGTCAACACCCGTGAACCGGCCGCTCAGGCCTGACTGGTTCCCCGCGGCAGGATGAGGTCACCGCATTGCGTAAGCTGATCATGTTGATCGTTGTGATTCTGGCAGTCCTGACCGGGGCCAGTTTCACGTTGCTAAATTCGGGCTCCGTATCCCTCAATCTGTATGCGGTACACCTGGACATACCGCTGTCCGTGGTGATCTTCTCCAGTCTTCTGATCGGCGCGATCATGGGGGCGTTCGCCTGTGTGGGGTTGATGCTGCGCCACATACGCGACAACCGGCAGCTCCACAAGCGCGTTCGACTCGCTGAAGACGAGCTTTCCAAACTCCGCAGAATTCCCATCAAGGATCATTATTGACCATGACCGAGTTGCTCTGGCTGCTTCTTCCCATAGCAGCCGCCTCGGGCTGGATCGCCGCCCGCCGAAGCGGCAGGAAGCCTCGGCGCACATCCCGTGGCACGCTGTCGGAAGACTACATCAAGGGTCTGAACTTTCTGCTCAACGAGCAGTCGGACCGTGCCCTGGAAGTGTTCATCGAGATGGTGGACGTGGATGCGGACACGGTGGAGACCCATCTCATCCTGGGCAGCCTGTTCCGCCGGCGCGGAGAAGTGGATCGCGCCATTCGTATTCATCAGAATCTCATCGCACGACCTAATCTGGAACCCCGTCAACGTGCCAATGCGCTCATGGAACTGGGCCGCGACTACATGCGGGCGGGCGTGCTCGACCGGGCGGAGGGTCTGTTCCGGGAGCTCATCAATACCGGTTTTCAGAGTGCCGAGGGTTATGCGCGCCTGCGGGATCTCTACGAGCAGGAGAAGGAATGGGAGCGGGCCATCTGGGCCGCTGAACGCCTGAGAGGCCACACCCGTGAACCTCAAAGCACCCGAATCGCCCATTACTACTGTGAGCTTGGCGAGCAGGCGGCTCGTTCCGGGGATCCCGTGAAAGCTGCCCAGAACGCACGCCGCGCGCTGGCCAACGAAAGGGATTCCGTGCGGGCCAGTATCCTTCTGGGTGATCTCGCGGTGAAGGAAGGCGACGATAAGGGCGCCCTCAAGCATTACGGCCACGTGGCGAACCAGCATCCGGACTTTGCTTCCCTGGTTCTGGATCGTGTACGGGGCGTGTACATGCGCCTCAACGATGTGCCCGGGTACGAACGCTTCCTGGCGCAGCTCCGTGAGCAGGACGGTTCGCTGGCTACCCTGCTGGCCCGGCTGGATACCCTTCGCGACCAGGGCCGGCAGGCGGAAATGGATGACCTGCTGAATCAGGCGCTGACACGCGACAATGTCGCGTTGCCGGTCCTGGAGGTTTTTCTGCGGTCATGGTCCGGTCGGGTGACGGATGCGCAAGCGGCGGAGGTTCTCAATCGCGCGTCCCAGGTAATCGACAATCACCTGCAGCAACGGCCCATCCATCAGTGCGTGAATTGCGGGTTCAGCCTGCGCGCACACCTTTGGCATTGCCCGGGGTGCCACCAATGGAGCACCATCAAGCCCCGTGAACTGCATACGGAACGACCGCAGACCACCTTGAGCCGCTGAACAGGAACTACCCATGTCTGATGCCGTGCCGGAACCGAAGATCATCGTTGCCCTGGATTTCCCGGATGGGAATGGCGCGCTGTCGTTCGTGAGGGACCTGGATCCGGGTGCCTGCCGGCTCAAGGTGGGCTTCGAGCTGTTTGTCAGTTCCGGACCGGCCCTGGTGGAGCGGCTTCAACAGCTCGGCTTCGAGGTATTCCTCGATCTCAAGTTCCATGACATCCCCAACACGGTGGCTTCCGCCTGCCGTGCGGCCGCGCGCCTGGGGGTGTGGATGGTCAACGTGCATGCCGCGGGCGGCGGGCGGATGCTCGACGCGGCCCGCGAGGCGATCAACGGGGAGCGTCATCAACCCCGCCTCATCGCGGTGACCGTGCTGACCTCCATGGATGACCGGGACCTGGATGAACTGGGCTGT carries:
- the pyrF gene encoding orotidine-5'-phosphate decarboxylase, whose amino-acid sequence is MSDAVPEPKIIVALDFPDGNGALSFVRDLDPGACRLKVGFELFVSSGPALVERLQQLGFEVFLDLKFHDIPNTVASACRAAARLGVWMVNVHAAGGGRMLDAAREAINGERHQPRLIAVTVLTSMDDRDLDELGCSKDVGRLAEALAGLAHASGLDGVVCSANEAQMLRRRYGEEFLLVTPGIRPRSAVQDDQRRVMTPGEAVRNGASYLVVGRPITKAEDPMAVLAAMNEEIGGAGLHSI
- a CDS encoding LapA family protein encodes the protein MRKLIMLIVVILAVLTGASFTLLNSGSVSLNLYAVHLDIPLSVVIFSSLLIGAIMGAFACVGLMLRHIRDNRQLHKRVRLAEDELSKLRRIPIKDHY
- a CDS encoding integration host factor subunit beta gives rise to the protein MTKSELIDVLARKQSHLAYKDVELSVKTMLEHMSQALATGDRIEIRGFGSFSLHFRPPRVGRNPKTGETVSLPGKYVPHFKPGKELRERVNTREPAAQA
- the lapB gene encoding lipopolysaccharide assembly protein LapB → MTELLWLLLPIAAASGWIAARRSGRKPRRTSRGTLSEDYIKGLNFLLNEQSDRALEVFIEMVDVDADTVETHLILGSLFRRRGEVDRAIRIHQNLIARPNLEPRQRANALMELGRDYMRAGVLDRAEGLFRELINTGFQSAEGYARLRDLYEQEKEWERAIWAAERLRGHTREPQSTRIAHYYCELGEQAARSGDPVKAAQNARRALANERDSVRASILLGDLAVKEGDDKGALKHYGHVANQHPDFASLVLDRVRGVYMRLNDVPGYERFLAQLREQDGSLATLLARLDTLRDQGRQAEMDDLLNQALTRDNVALPVLEVFLRSWSGRVTDAQAAEVLNRASQVIDNHLQQRPIHQCVNCGFSLRAHLWHCPGCHQWSTIKPRELHTERPQTTLSR